Proteins from a single region of Argopecten irradians isolate NY chromosome 7, Ai_NY, whole genome shotgun sequence:
- the LOC138327681 gene encoding kelch-like protein 5 isoform X1: MAEYRRLWEDPIGTVNVPLYNRMNFSTVPRKSVNKKSWLYAPENHTTREGESRYLVHQTYAATFPTTRMEDVPDSFHSMNHAERMMKKMEGYVSKRQLCDVVLLVGNKRIPAHRLVLSAASDYFAAMFTNDVREATMEEIKINDVDPDAMVAIVNYSYTGNISLQEDTVENLLSTSCLLQLSEVVEACCNFLMKQLHPSNCIGIRQFADAQGCTDLYKVANNYVMDNFVHVMQNQEFLILPAEEVCRLLSNDDLNVPDEETIFQALIMWAKHDMANRKKVLSKLLSHIRLPLMSPQFIADHVETNALFREDKECQYLIMEALKYHLLPERRSSFQSPRTKPRKSTVGVLYAVGGMDCTKGATTIEKYDLRTNNWTQVANMSGRRLQFGVAVIEDKLYIVGGRDGLKTLNTVECYDTKKKSWSLMPPMSTHRHGLGVGVLEGPMYAVGGHDGWSYLNTVERWDPQARQWSYVAPMSTSRSTVGVAVLMGKLYAVGGRDGSSCLKTVECFDPHTNKWLHCTPMSKRRGGVGVTTGGGFLYAVGGHEAPATNPTCCRFECAERYDPKTDQWTMIATISSPRDAVGVCVLGDKIFAVGGYDGQQYLQDVECYDSVSNEWSKMAGLCTGRAGACVVHVSNS; the protein is encoded by the exons GTACCTGGTCCATCAGACCTATGCTGCGACTTTCCCCACCACTAGAATGGAGGATGTGCCTGACTCCTTCCACTCGATGAACCATGCTGAGAGGATGATGAAAAAAATGGAGGGCTACGTTTCTAAACGACAACTTTGTGATGTTGTTTTATTGGTGGGAAACAAACGCATTCCAGCACATAGACTCGTTCTCAGTGCTGCATCGGATTACTTTGCGGCCATGTTTACAAATGACGTAAGGGAAGCCACTATGGAAGAAATCAAAATTAACGATGTTGATCCTGATGCAATGGTAGCCATTGTGAACTATTCCTATACAG gTAACATATCTCTCCAGGAGGACACGGTGGAGAACCTGCTATCTACTTCCTGTTTACTTCAGTTGTCCGAGGTGGTGGAGGCTTGCTGTAACTTCCTTATGAAACAACTTCATCCCTCAAACTGTATCGGGATCCGACAGTTTGCCGACGCTCAGGGGTGTACTGATCTCTATAAAGTGGCCAACAACTATGTCATG GACAACTTTGTACATGTCATGCAGAACCAGGAATTTCTGATCCTACCTGCAGAGGAAGTTTGTCGTCTGCTGTCTAATGATGATCTAAATGTTCCCGATGAGGAAACCATCTTTCAGGCACTGATTATGTGGGCGAAGCATGATATGGCCAACAGAAAGAAAGTCCTCTCCAAACTTTTGTCTCATATACGTCTTCCATTAATGTCTCCCCAG TTTATCGCCGACCACGTGGAGACAAACGCCTTATTCCGCGAGGACAAAGAGTGTCAATATCTCATCATGGAGGCACTCAAGTATCACCTTCTTCCTGAGAGACGTTCTTCATTCCAAAGTCCACGCACTAAACCTAGGAAATCCACTGTGGGTGTTCTCTACGCTGTGGGAGGCATGGACTGTACAAAAG GTGCAACTACTATAGAAAAATACGACCTTCGGACCAACAACTGGACACAAGTAGCCAACATGAGTGGACGTCGCCTCCAGTTCGGTGTAGCTGTCATTGAGGACAAACTTTACATCGTTGGAGGTCGGGACGGTCTGAAAACTCTCAACACTGTGGAATGTTACGACACAAAGAAAAAGTCATGGAGTCTCATGCCCCCAATGTCAACACATAGACATGGTTTAG GTGTGGGGGTACTGGAGGGACCAATGTACGCTGTTGGAGGACACGATGGCTGGTCATACCTCAACACAGTAGAGCGATGGGATCCTCAGGCAAGGCAGTGGAGCTATGTCGCACCCATGTCAACGTCTCGTAGCACTGTAGGGGTGGCTGTCCTAATGGGAAA GCTATACGCAGTGGGAGGCAGGGATGGAAGTTCATGTCTAAAGACTGTGGAATGTTTTGACCCTCACACCAACAAATGGCTACACTGTACGCCCATGTCCAAACGACGAGGTGGAGTCGGGGTAACCACAGGCGGGGGTTTCCTGTATGCTGTTGGGGGCCACGAGGCTCCAGCTACCAACCCTACCTGCTGCAGATTTGAATGTGCAGAAAG GTATGACCCCAAAACTGACCAATGGACAATGATCGCCACCATCAGCTCACCGCGAGATGCTGTAGGAGTGTGTGTATTAGGAGACAAAATCTTTGCTGTGGGTGGATACGATGGTCAGCAGTACCTCCAGGATGTGGAATGTTACGACTCGGTCAGCAACGAATGGTCAAAG ATGGCTGGTCTCTGTACTGGCCGTGCCGGGGCCTGTGTCGTCCACGTCAGTAACAGTTGA
- the LOC138327681 gene encoding kelch-like protein 5 isoform X2 has protein sequence MDPHDFLPLADDHQRLYAPENHTTREGESRYLVHQTYAATFPTTRMEDVPDSFHSMNHAERMMKKMEGYVSKRQLCDVVLLVGNKRIPAHRLVLSAASDYFAAMFTNDVREATMEEIKINDVDPDAMVAIVNYSYTGNISLQEDTVENLLSTSCLLQLSEVVEACCNFLMKQLHPSNCIGIRQFADAQGCTDLYKVANNYVMDNFVHVMQNQEFLILPAEEVCRLLSNDDLNVPDEETIFQALIMWAKHDMANRKKVLSKLLSHIRLPLMSPQFIADHVETNALFREDKECQYLIMEALKYHLLPERRSSFQSPRTKPRKSTVGVLYAVGGMDCTKGATTIEKYDLRTNNWTQVANMSGRRLQFGVAVIEDKLYIVGGRDGLKTLNTVECYDTKKKSWSLMPPMSTHRHGLGVGVLEGPMYAVGGHDGWSYLNTVERWDPQARQWSYVAPMSTSRSTVGVAVLMGKLYAVGGRDGSSCLKTVECFDPHTNKWLHCTPMSKRRGGVGVTTGGGFLYAVGGHEAPATNPTCCRFECAERYDPKTDQWTMIATISSPRDAVGVCVLGDKIFAVGGYDGQQYLQDVECYDSVSNEWSKMAGLCTGRAGACVVHVSNS, from the exons GTACCTGGTCCATCAGACCTATGCTGCGACTTTCCCCACCACTAGAATGGAGGATGTGCCTGACTCCTTCCACTCGATGAACCATGCTGAGAGGATGATGAAAAAAATGGAGGGCTACGTTTCTAAACGACAACTTTGTGATGTTGTTTTATTGGTGGGAAACAAACGCATTCCAGCACATAGACTCGTTCTCAGTGCTGCATCGGATTACTTTGCGGCCATGTTTACAAATGACGTAAGGGAAGCCACTATGGAAGAAATCAAAATTAACGATGTTGATCCTGATGCAATGGTAGCCATTGTGAACTATTCCTATACAG gTAACATATCTCTCCAGGAGGACACGGTGGAGAACCTGCTATCTACTTCCTGTTTACTTCAGTTGTCCGAGGTGGTGGAGGCTTGCTGTAACTTCCTTATGAAACAACTTCATCCCTCAAACTGTATCGGGATCCGACAGTTTGCCGACGCTCAGGGGTGTACTGATCTCTATAAAGTGGCCAACAACTATGTCATG GACAACTTTGTACATGTCATGCAGAACCAGGAATTTCTGATCCTACCTGCAGAGGAAGTTTGTCGTCTGCTGTCTAATGATGATCTAAATGTTCCCGATGAGGAAACCATCTTTCAGGCACTGATTATGTGGGCGAAGCATGATATGGCCAACAGAAAGAAAGTCCTCTCCAAACTTTTGTCTCATATACGTCTTCCATTAATGTCTCCCCAG TTTATCGCCGACCACGTGGAGACAAACGCCTTATTCCGCGAGGACAAAGAGTGTCAATATCTCATCATGGAGGCACTCAAGTATCACCTTCTTCCTGAGAGACGTTCTTCATTCCAAAGTCCACGCACTAAACCTAGGAAATCCACTGTGGGTGTTCTCTACGCTGTGGGAGGCATGGACTGTACAAAAG GTGCAACTACTATAGAAAAATACGACCTTCGGACCAACAACTGGACACAAGTAGCCAACATGAGTGGACGTCGCCTCCAGTTCGGTGTAGCTGTCATTGAGGACAAACTTTACATCGTTGGAGGTCGGGACGGTCTGAAAACTCTCAACACTGTGGAATGTTACGACACAAAGAAAAAGTCATGGAGTCTCATGCCCCCAATGTCAACACATAGACATGGTTTAG GTGTGGGGGTACTGGAGGGACCAATGTACGCTGTTGGAGGACACGATGGCTGGTCATACCTCAACACAGTAGAGCGATGGGATCCTCAGGCAAGGCAGTGGAGCTATGTCGCACCCATGTCAACGTCTCGTAGCACTGTAGGGGTGGCTGTCCTAATGGGAAA GCTATACGCAGTGGGAGGCAGGGATGGAAGTTCATGTCTAAAGACTGTGGAATGTTTTGACCCTCACACCAACAAATGGCTACACTGTACGCCCATGTCCAAACGACGAGGTGGAGTCGGGGTAACCACAGGCGGGGGTTTCCTGTATGCTGTTGGGGGCCACGAGGCTCCAGCTACCAACCCTACCTGCTGCAGATTTGAATGTGCAGAAAG GTATGACCCCAAAACTGACCAATGGACAATGATCGCCACCATCAGCTCACCGCGAGATGCTGTAGGAGTGTGTGTATTAGGAGACAAAATCTTTGCTGTGGGTGGATACGATGGTCAGCAGTACCTCCAGGATGTGGAATGTTACGACTCGGTCAGCAACGAATGGTCAAAG ATGGCTGGTCTCTGTACTGGCCGTGCCGGGGCCTGTGTCGTCCACGTCAGTAACAGTTGA
- the LOC138327681 gene encoding kelch-like protein 5 isoform X4, with the protein MIFSSALYAPENHTTREGESRYLVHQTYAATFPTTRMEDVPDSFHSMNHAERMMKKMEGYVSKRQLCDVVLLVGNKRIPAHRLVLSAASDYFAAMFTNDVREATMEEIKINDVDPDAMVAIVNYSYTGNISLQEDTVENLLSTSCLLQLSEVVEACCNFLMKQLHPSNCIGIRQFADAQGCTDLYKVANNYVMDNFVHVMQNQEFLILPAEEVCRLLSNDDLNVPDEETIFQALIMWAKHDMANRKKVLSKLLSHIRLPLMSPQFIADHVETNALFREDKECQYLIMEALKYHLLPERRSSFQSPRTKPRKSTVGVLYAVGGMDCTKGATTIEKYDLRTNNWTQVANMSGRRLQFGVAVIEDKLYIVGGRDGLKTLNTVECYDTKKKSWSLMPPMSTHRHGLGVGVLEGPMYAVGGHDGWSYLNTVERWDPQARQWSYVAPMSTSRSTVGVAVLMGKLYAVGGRDGSSCLKTVECFDPHTNKWLHCTPMSKRRGGVGVTTGGGFLYAVGGHEAPATNPTCCRFECAERYDPKTDQWTMIATISSPRDAVGVCVLGDKIFAVGGYDGQQYLQDVECYDSVSNEWSKMAGLCTGRAGACVVHVSNS; encoded by the exons GTACCTGGTCCATCAGACCTATGCTGCGACTTTCCCCACCACTAGAATGGAGGATGTGCCTGACTCCTTCCACTCGATGAACCATGCTGAGAGGATGATGAAAAAAATGGAGGGCTACGTTTCTAAACGACAACTTTGTGATGTTGTTTTATTGGTGGGAAACAAACGCATTCCAGCACATAGACTCGTTCTCAGTGCTGCATCGGATTACTTTGCGGCCATGTTTACAAATGACGTAAGGGAAGCCACTATGGAAGAAATCAAAATTAACGATGTTGATCCTGATGCAATGGTAGCCATTGTGAACTATTCCTATACAG gTAACATATCTCTCCAGGAGGACACGGTGGAGAACCTGCTATCTACTTCCTGTTTACTTCAGTTGTCCGAGGTGGTGGAGGCTTGCTGTAACTTCCTTATGAAACAACTTCATCCCTCAAACTGTATCGGGATCCGACAGTTTGCCGACGCTCAGGGGTGTACTGATCTCTATAAAGTGGCCAACAACTATGTCATG GACAACTTTGTACATGTCATGCAGAACCAGGAATTTCTGATCCTACCTGCAGAGGAAGTTTGTCGTCTGCTGTCTAATGATGATCTAAATGTTCCCGATGAGGAAACCATCTTTCAGGCACTGATTATGTGGGCGAAGCATGATATGGCCAACAGAAAGAAAGTCCTCTCCAAACTTTTGTCTCATATACGTCTTCCATTAATGTCTCCCCAG TTTATCGCCGACCACGTGGAGACAAACGCCTTATTCCGCGAGGACAAAGAGTGTCAATATCTCATCATGGAGGCACTCAAGTATCACCTTCTTCCTGAGAGACGTTCTTCATTCCAAAGTCCACGCACTAAACCTAGGAAATCCACTGTGGGTGTTCTCTACGCTGTGGGAGGCATGGACTGTACAAAAG GTGCAACTACTATAGAAAAATACGACCTTCGGACCAACAACTGGACACAAGTAGCCAACATGAGTGGACGTCGCCTCCAGTTCGGTGTAGCTGTCATTGAGGACAAACTTTACATCGTTGGAGGTCGGGACGGTCTGAAAACTCTCAACACTGTGGAATGTTACGACACAAAGAAAAAGTCATGGAGTCTCATGCCCCCAATGTCAACACATAGACATGGTTTAG GTGTGGGGGTACTGGAGGGACCAATGTACGCTGTTGGAGGACACGATGGCTGGTCATACCTCAACACAGTAGAGCGATGGGATCCTCAGGCAAGGCAGTGGAGCTATGTCGCACCCATGTCAACGTCTCGTAGCACTGTAGGGGTGGCTGTCCTAATGGGAAA GCTATACGCAGTGGGAGGCAGGGATGGAAGTTCATGTCTAAAGACTGTGGAATGTTTTGACCCTCACACCAACAAATGGCTACACTGTACGCCCATGTCCAAACGACGAGGTGGAGTCGGGGTAACCACAGGCGGGGGTTTCCTGTATGCTGTTGGGGGCCACGAGGCTCCAGCTACCAACCCTACCTGCTGCAGATTTGAATGTGCAGAAAG GTATGACCCCAAAACTGACCAATGGACAATGATCGCCACCATCAGCTCACCGCGAGATGCTGTAGGAGTGTGTGTATTAGGAGACAAAATCTTTGCTGTGGGTGGATACGATGGTCAGCAGTACCTCCAGGATGTGGAATGTTACGACTCGGTCAGCAACGAATGGTCAAAG ATGGCTGGTCTCTGTACTGGCCGTGCCGGGGCCTGTGTCGTCCACGTCAGTAACAGTTGA
- the LOC138327681 gene encoding kelch-like protein 5 isoform X3, whose amino-acid sequence MCLELFVCYEGIMAHISKYYYRYLVHQTYAATFPTTRMEDVPDSFHSMNHAERMMKKMEGYVSKRQLCDVVLLVGNKRIPAHRLVLSAASDYFAAMFTNDVREATMEEIKINDVDPDAMVAIVNYSYTGNISLQEDTVENLLSTSCLLQLSEVVEACCNFLMKQLHPSNCIGIRQFADAQGCTDLYKVANNYVMDNFVHVMQNQEFLILPAEEVCRLLSNDDLNVPDEETIFQALIMWAKHDMANRKKVLSKLLSHIRLPLMSPQFIADHVETNALFREDKECQYLIMEALKYHLLPERRSSFQSPRTKPRKSTVGVLYAVGGMDCTKGATTIEKYDLRTNNWTQVANMSGRRLQFGVAVIEDKLYIVGGRDGLKTLNTVECYDTKKKSWSLMPPMSTHRHGLGVGVLEGPMYAVGGHDGWSYLNTVERWDPQARQWSYVAPMSTSRSTVGVAVLMGKLYAVGGRDGSSCLKTVECFDPHTNKWLHCTPMSKRRGGVGVTTGGGFLYAVGGHEAPATNPTCCRFECAERYDPKTDQWTMIATISSPRDAVGVCVLGDKIFAVGGYDGQQYLQDVECYDSVSNEWSKMAGLCTGRAGACVVHVSNS is encoded by the exons GTACCTGGTCCATCAGACCTATGCTGCGACTTTCCCCACCACTAGAATGGAGGATGTGCCTGACTCCTTCCACTCGATGAACCATGCTGAGAGGATGATGAAAAAAATGGAGGGCTACGTTTCTAAACGACAACTTTGTGATGTTGTTTTATTGGTGGGAAACAAACGCATTCCAGCACATAGACTCGTTCTCAGTGCTGCATCGGATTACTTTGCGGCCATGTTTACAAATGACGTAAGGGAAGCCACTATGGAAGAAATCAAAATTAACGATGTTGATCCTGATGCAATGGTAGCCATTGTGAACTATTCCTATACAG gTAACATATCTCTCCAGGAGGACACGGTGGAGAACCTGCTATCTACTTCCTGTTTACTTCAGTTGTCCGAGGTGGTGGAGGCTTGCTGTAACTTCCTTATGAAACAACTTCATCCCTCAAACTGTATCGGGATCCGACAGTTTGCCGACGCTCAGGGGTGTACTGATCTCTATAAAGTGGCCAACAACTATGTCATG GACAACTTTGTACATGTCATGCAGAACCAGGAATTTCTGATCCTACCTGCAGAGGAAGTTTGTCGTCTGCTGTCTAATGATGATCTAAATGTTCCCGATGAGGAAACCATCTTTCAGGCACTGATTATGTGGGCGAAGCATGATATGGCCAACAGAAAGAAAGTCCTCTCCAAACTTTTGTCTCATATACGTCTTCCATTAATGTCTCCCCAG TTTATCGCCGACCACGTGGAGACAAACGCCTTATTCCGCGAGGACAAAGAGTGTCAATATCTCATCATGGAGGCACTCAAGTATCACCTTCTTCCTGAGAGACGTTCTTCATTCCAAAGTCCACGCACTAAACCTAGGAAATCCACTGTGGGTGTTCTCTACGCTGTGGGAGGCATGGACTGTACAAAAG GTGCAACTACTATAGAAAAATACGACCTTCGGACCAACAACTGGACACAAGTAGCCAACATGAGTGGACGTCGCCTCCAGTTCGGTGTAGCTGTCATTGAGGACAAACTTTACATCGTTGGAGGTCGGGACGGTCTGAAAACTCTCAACACTGTGGAATGTTACGACACAAAGAAAAAGTCATGGAGTCTCATGCCCCCAATGTCAACACATAGACATGGTTTAG GTGTGGGGGTACTGGAGGGACCAATGTACGCTGTTGGAGGACACGATGGCTGGTCATACCTCAACACAGTAGAGCGATGGGATCCTCAGGCAAGGCAGTGGAGCTATGTCGCACCCATGTCAACGTCTCGTAGCACTGTAGGGGTGGCTGTCCTAATGGGAAA GCTATACGCAGTGGGAGGCAGGGATGGAAGTTCATGTCTAAAGACTGTGGAATGTTTTGACCCTCACACCAACAAATGGCTACACTGTACGCCCATGTCCAAACGACGAGGTGGAGTCGGGGTAACCACAGGCGGGGGTTTCCTGTATGCTGTTGGGGGCCACGAGGCTCCAGCTACCAACCCTACCTGCTGCAGATTTGAATGTGCAGAAAG GTATGACCCCAAAACTGACCAATGGACAATGATCGCCACCATCAGCTCACCGCGAGATGCTGTAGGAGTGTGTGTATTAGGAGACAAAATCTTTGCTGTGGGTGGATACGATGGTCAGCAGTACCTCCAGGATGTGGAATGTTACGACTCGGTCAGCAACGAATGGTCAAAG ATGGCTGGTCTCTGTACTGGCCGTGCCGGGGCCTGTGTCGTCCACGTCAGTAACAGTTGA
- the LOC138327681 gene encoding kelch-like protein 5 isoform X5, translated as MEDVPDSFHSMNHAERMMKKMEGYVSKRQLCDVVLLVGNKRIPAHRLVLSAASDYFAAMFTNDVREATMEEIKINDVDPDAMVAIVNYSYTGNISLQEDTVENLLSTSCLLQLSEVVEACCNFLMKQLHPSNCIGIRQFADAQGCTDLYKVANNYVMDNFVHVMQNQEFLILPAEEVCRLLSNDDLNVPDEETIFQALIMWAKHDMANRKKVLSKLLSHIRLPLMSPQFIADHVETNALFREDKECQYLIMEALKYHLLPERRSSFQSPRTKPRKSTVGVLYAVGGMDCTKGATTIEKYDLRTNNWTQVANMSGRRLQFGVAVIEDKLYIVGGRDGLKTLNTVECYDTKKKSWSLMPPMSTHRHGLGVGVLEGPMYAVGGHDGWSYLNTVERWDPQARQWSYVAPMSTSRSTVGVAVLMGKLYAVGGRDGSSCLKTVECFDPHTNKWLHCTPMSKRRGGVGVTTGGGFLYAVGGHEAPATNPTCCRFECAERYDPKTDQWTMIATISSPRDAVGVCVLGDKIFAVGGYDGQQYLQDVECYDSVSNEWSKMAGLCTGRAGACVVHVSNS; from the exons ATGGAGGATGTGCCTGACTCCTTCCACTCGATGAACCATGCTGAGAGGATGATGAAAAAAATGGAGGGCTACGTTTCTAAACGACAACTTTGTGATGTTGTTTTATTGGTGGGAAACAAACGCATTCCAGCACATAGACTCGTTCTCAGTGCTGCATCGGATTACTTTGCGGCCATGTTTACAAATGACGTAAGGGAAGCCACTATGGAAGAAATCAAAATTAACGATGTTGATCCTGATGCAATGGTAGCCATTGTGAACTATTCCTATACAG gTAACATATCTCTCCAGGAGGACACGGTGGAGAACCTGCTATCTACTTCCTGTTTACTTCAGTTGTCCGAGGTGGTGGAGGCTTGCTGTAACTTCCTTATGAAACAACTTCATCCCTCAAACTGTATCGGGATCCGACAGTTTGCCGACGCTCAGGGGTGTACTGATCTCTATAAAGTGGCCAACAACTATGTCATG GACAACTTTGTACATGTCATGCAGAACCAGGAATTTCTGATCCTACCTGCAGAGGAAGTTTGTCGTCTGCTGTCTAATGATGATCTAAATGTTCCCGATGAGGAAACCATCTTTCAGGCACTGATTATGTGGGCGAAGCATGATATGGCCAACAGAAAGAAAGTCCTCTCCAAACTTTTGTCTCATATACGTCTTCCATTAATGTCTCCCCAG TTTATCGCCGACCACGTGGAGACAAACGCCTTATTCCGCGAGGACAAAGAGTGTCAATATCTCATCATGGAGGCACTCAAGTATCACCTTCTTCCTGAGAGACGTTCTTCATTCCAAAGTCCACGCACTAAACCTAGGAAATCCACTGTGGGTGTTCTCTACGCTGTGGGAGGCATGGACTGTACAAAAG GTGCAACTACTATAGAAAAATACGACCTTCGGACCAACAACTGGACACAAGTAGCCAACATGAGTGGACGTCGCCTCCAGTTCGGTGTAGCTGTCATTGAGGACAAACTTTACATCGTTGGAGGTCGGGACGGTCTGAAAACTCTCAACACTGTGGAATGTTACGACACAAAGAAAAAGTCATGGAGTCTCATGCCCCCAATGTCAACACATAGACATGGTTTAG GTGTGGGGGTACTGGAGGGACCAATGTACGCTGTTGGAGGACACGATGGCTGGTCATACCTCAACACAGTAGAGCGATGGGATCCTCAGGCAAGGCAGTGGAGCTATGTCGCACCCATGTCAACGTCTCGTAGCACTGTAGGGGTGGCTGTCCTAATGGGAAA GCTATACGCAGTGGGAGGCAGGGATGGAAGTTCATGTCTAAAGACTGTGGAATGTTTTGACCCTCACACCAACAAATGGCTACACTGTACGCCCATGTCCAAACGACGAGGTGGAGTCGGGGTAACCACAGGCGGGGGTTTCCTGTATGCTGTTGGGGGCCACGAGGCTCCAGCTACCAACCCTACCTGCTGCAGATTTGAATGTGCAGAAAG GTATGACCCCAAAACTGACCAATGGACAATGATCGCCACCATCAGCTCACCGCGAGATGCTGTAGGAGTGTGTGTATTAGGAGACAAAATCTTTGCTGTGGGTGGATACGATGGTCAGCAGTACCTCCAGGATGTGGAATGTTACGACTCGGTCAGCAACGAATGGTCAAAG ATGGCTGGTCTCTGTACTGGCCGTGCCGGGGCCTGTGTCGTCCACGTCAGTAACAGTTGA